The genomic region AATCGGCGAAGGCCATGAACTGGCCGAAGACTTTCCTGTGGGTGGGATGCAGCTCATTGCGCCCACTCCATTCGGCCAGGCGCTGCTGGTATTGCCAGGCGCTGTGGCGGGCGGTGCGGCCGAACAGGAAGAAGTAAAAAACGATGCTGTACAACAACGGGCTCAACAAACGACGACCGAGGATTTTTGCCGCGACCGCGGTGAATTTCATCAACCAGAAGCTGCCACGTTCCTCGCGATCGGCCCAGTGCTTGGTGCTGTCGCTCATGCCTGCCACCGTCGCCACAGGATCATCGGCGCACGCACCAACATGCCGAAAAACAGCCGCGTATGCATAGCGCTGATGCGAACGTTGTCGCGGAACAAGCGAAAGTGCGACAAGCCGTCAGCCGGGTAGTGCACCTGGGTCGGCAGCCAGCGCATCGGTTGGTTGCGCCAGGCCAGGCGCACCAGGATGTCGGAGTCGAAATCCATGTGCGTGCCGATATAAGCCGAGTCCATCAAGGCCAGTGTCGGCGCCAGCGGGTACACGCGAAAGCCGCACATGGAGTCGCGGATCTGCAACGACAGGGTGTTGATCCACACCCACACGTGGGTCAGGTAGCGCGCATACAAGCGGCCTTTGGGCACGCTGTCGTCGTATTCGGGGTAGCCGCAGATGATCGCGTTGGGGTGCCGGCGGGAGGTATCGATAAAGGTCTCGACCTCACGCAAGTCATGCTGGCCGTCGGCATCCACTTGCAGGGCGTGGGTGTAGCCCAGGCGCGCCGCTTCCCGGAAACCGGCCATGACCGCGCCGCCTTTGCCTTGGTTGCTGGGCAGGGTCAGCAGGGTGACGCTGTCCAGCGTCGCCAGTTGCGCCAGCACCGCTGCGCAGGCCGGGCTGCTGCCATCGTCGACCAGCAGGCAGGGCAGGCCGCTGTCGAGCAGGCTGCGGACCACCGCGGGCACGGCGGCTTCGTGGTTGTAGACCGGGATCAGGGCGCAAGGGTTATGCATGTGCAGCCTCCAGCACTATCCGTCCGCTGGAACAGGCAGCGATGCCGTTGCGGTAGGCGAAGTACAGCTTGCGGCGTTCCCGGTCAAAGCGCAGGTGCAGTTCGATTTGATCGCCTGGACGCACCAGTTGCTGGAACTTGAGCACTTCCATCCCGGCGAATGTGCCCGGCAACTCCAGCAGTTGCTGGCCCAGGTTGAATGCCCACTCCACCTGCACCACGCCTGGCAGCACAGGCGTCACCGGGAAGTGCCCGCTGAAATAGGCCAGGTCCGGCGGAACGCTCAGTTGCACGGTCCATTCGCCATCGGCTTCGACCTGCTCCAGCACTTCGGGGGCTTTTGGCCGGGGAGCCAGCAGAAGTGCTTCGATGTCGGCCTGGGGCAGCTTGCCCTGGCTGTTCAGCGGCAATTGGCGCAGCAATCGCCAGCGCCGGGGCA from Pseudomonas synxantha harbors:
- a CDS encoding glycosyltransferase family 2 protein — protein: MHNPCALIPVYNHEAAVPAVVRSLLDSGLPCLLVDDGSSPACAAVLAQLATLDSVTLLTLPSNQGKGGAVMAGFREAARLGYTHALQVDADGQHDLREVETFIDTSRRHPNAIICGYPEYDDSVPKGRLYARYLTHVWVWINTLSLQIRDSMCGFRVYPLAPTLALMDSAYIGTHMDFDSDILVRLAWRNQPMRWLPTQVHYPADGLSHFRLFRDNVRISAMHTRLFFGMLVRAPMILWRRWQA